Below is a window of Mycolicibacterium chitae DNA.
GCGACAGCAGCCTGCTGGGCAAGTCGGAGTACTTCATGACGCCGGCCGCCGACGATCAGCTGTGACCGAACTGGCGCCGTTACTGGGCGCGATCGCGCTGGTGGGGCTCGGGGGGTTGTTCGCCGCCATCGACGCCGCCATCAGCACCGTGTCGATGGCGCGCATCGAGGAGATGGTGCGCGACGAGCGGCCCGGCGCGGTCCGGCTGGCCCGGGTGGTCAGCGAGCGGCCGCGCTTCATCAACCTGGTGGTGCTGCTGCGTATCGCGTGCGAGACGGCGGCCACGGTGTTGGTGGTCGAGTACCTCCGGGACCTGATGAGCGTCGGGTGGGCGCTGCTGATCGCGGCCGCGGTCATGGTGGTGGTCAGCTTCGTGGTGATCGGGGTGGGTCCGCGCACCGTGGGCCGCCAGAACGCCTACTCGATCGCGTTGGCCTCGGCCGTTGCGCTGCAAGCGATCTCGGTGCTGCTGGCCCCGATCAGCCGGTTGCTGATCCTGCTCGGTAACGCCCTGACGCCGGGCCGCGGCTTCCGCAACGGGCCGTTCGCCTCCGAGATCGAGTTGCGGGAGGTCGTCGACCTGGCGCAGCAGAGCGGCGTGGTGGCCGACGACGAGCGCCGGATGATCCAGTCGGTGTTCGAACTCGGGGACACCCCGGCGCGCGAGGTGATGGTGCCGCGCACCGAGATGGTGTGGATCGAGTCCGACAAGAACGCCGGCCAGGCGACCTCGCTGGCGGTGCGCAGCGGGCACTCCCGGATCCCGGTGATCGGCGAGAACGTCGACGACGTCGTCGGCGTGGTTTATCTGAAAGACCTTGTCCAACAGACGTATCACTCGGTCAACGGCGGCAGCGACACCCAGATCGCCGATGTGCTGCGCCCGGCGGTGTTCGTCCCCGACTCCAAGCGGCTCGACGAGTTGCTGCGCGAGATGCAGCGTGACCGAAACCACATGGTGCTGCTGGTCGACGAGTACGGCGCCATCGCCGGGCTGGTGACCATCGAGGACGTGCTCGAGGAGATCGTCGGCGAGATCGCCGACGAGTACGACGCCGACGAGATCGCGCCCATCGAGGAACTGGGCGATCGCTGCTACCGGGTCTCCACCCGGCTGCCCATCGAGGACCTCGGCGAGTTGTACGACGACGTGGAGTTCGAGGACGACCTCGACGTGGACACCGTGGGCGGGTTGCTCGGGCTGGAACTGGGCCGGGTGCCGCTGCCCGGCGCCGAGGTGGTCTCGCACGGGCTGCGACTGCGCGCCGAGGGCGGCAACGACCATCGCGGCCGGGTGCGCATCGGTACGGTCCTGGTCCGGCCCGTCGACCCCGTGCCCGCGGCGGAGGAGGAGTCCCGGTGACGAATACAGAGGGCGAATTCCGTTCCGGTTTCGTCTGTTTGGTGGGCCGGCCCAACACCGGCAAGTCCACGCTGACCAATGCGCTGGTCGGCAGCAAGATCGCCATCACGTCGAACCGGCCGCAGACCACCCGGCACACCATCCGGGGAATCGTGCACCGGCCGGACTTCCAGATCGTCCTGGTGGACACCCCGGGGCTGCATCGCCCGCGCAC
It encodes the following:
- a CDS encoding hemolysin family protein codes for the protein MTELAPLLGAIALVGLGGLFAAIDAAISTVSMARIEEMVRDERPGAVRLARVVSERPRFINLVVLLRIACETAATVLVVEYLRDLMSVGWALLIAAAVMVVVSFVVIGVGPRTVGRQNAYSIALASAVALQAISVLLAPISRLLILLGNALTPGRGFRNGPFASEIELREVVDLAQQSGVVADDERRMIQSVFELGDTPAREVMVPRTEMVWIESDKNAGQATSLAVRSGHSRIPVIGENVDDVVGVVYLKDLVQQTYHSVNGGSDTQIADVLRPAVFVPDSKRLDELLREMQRDRNHMVLLVDEYGAIAGLVTIEDVLEEIVGEIADEYDADEIAPIEELGDRCYRVSTRLPIEDLGELYDDVEFEDDLDVDTVGGLLGLELGRVPLPGAEVVSHGLRLRAEGGNDHRGRVRIGTVLVRPVDPVPAAEEESR